In Primulina eburnea isolate SZY01 chromosome 3, ASM2296580v1, whole genome shotgun sequence, one DNA window encodes the following:
- the LOC140828368 gene encoding uncharacterized protein, giving the protein MGTKPLSLLPSRGYTLVKKSLNVSFPDLHVCINPHADFLFIALQISLEIIRVQFVNTILCKFSGKLLYSFTEFDKMQAAKETAANVTASARSGMDKTKASVQGKAEEMKTRDPLQKEMAAQRKEAKIQEAEREKQGAVQQNNLARHEAEAGGFGHGYTTTGGGTTGTGGNHHTAHTAGGAVPGGAGHVGGGHLTGTGRHACHLN; this is encoded by the exons atgggAACAAAACCCTTATCCTTGTTACCATCACGAGGTTACACACTTGTCAAGAAATCCTTGAATGTTTCATTTCCGGATCTCCACGTATGCATCAACCCCCACGCTGACTTTCTATTTATAGCCTTGCAAATCTCTTTAGAAATCATTCGAGTTCAATTTGTTAATACAATCTTGTGTAAATTTTCTGGGAAGTTGCTATACAGTTTTACAGAATTTGACAAAATGCAGGCAGCGAAGGAGACAGCGGCTAATGTTACGGCTTCTGCCAGGTCTGGGATGGACAAAACCAAGGCTTCCGTCCAGGGAAAG GCTGAGGAGATGAAAACACGCGATCCACTACAGAAAGAGATGGCCGCCCAAAGGAAAGAGGCGAAGATTCAGGAGGCCGAGCGCGAGAAACAGGGAGCGGTTCAGCAGAACAATCTCGCCAGGCATGAGGCGGAAGCTGGTGGTTTTGGGCATGGATACACCACCACCGGTGGCGGCACGACAGGCACTGGGGGAAACCACCATACAGCTCACACGGCCGGGGGGGCTGTCCCTGGCGGAGCTGGACATGTCGGGGGTGGACACCTGACTGGGACGGGACGCCATGCATGCCATCTAAATTAA